The following proteins come from a genomic window of Paracoccus sp. MBLB3053:
- a CDS encoding amidohydrolase family protein, whose translation MQRLDAHCHFWRLDRADYGWLEGEGGPLHPIRRDFDPNDHPKGGPVIAVQAAPTLAETDHLLSLAKTHPGIVGVVGWVDLSSGSAVADLELRAQDTRFRGIRPMLQDIAQTDWLITSPRADALDALARLGLTFDALVTERHLPVLSRFVRQNPALPMVIDHAAKPQPGDKSGWERGMKDLAAQGLHCKLSGLLTELSADELRDPSAALMPIVEHLLDWFGPSRLIWGSDWPVLNLAGDYEAWLELTETLLEGLTNEERAAVMGGNAMRFYGVKP comes from the coding sequence ATGCAAAGACTGGACGCACATTGCCACTTCTGGCGGCTCGACCGCGCAGACTATGGCTGGCTTGAGGGAGAGGGTGGGCCACTTCACCCGATCCGAAGGGATTTCGACCCGAACGATCATCCCAAGGGCGGACCTGTCATCGCGGTTCAGGCCGCGCCCACGCTGGCCGAGACGGATCACCTGCTTTCACTTGCCAAGACCCATCCCGGAATTGTCGGCGTGGTGGGATGGGTGGATCTGTCCTCAGGCTCGGCTGTCGCTGATCTTGAACTCAGGGCGCAGGACACGCGCTTTCGCGGCATCCGTCCGATGCTCCAGGATATCGCACAAACCGACTGGCTGATTACCTCGCCCCGCGCGGACGCGCTGGATGCGCTGGCTCGACTGGGGCTGACATTCGACGCGCTGGTGACGGAAAGGCATCTGCCGGTGCTGTCACGCTTTGTCCGGCAGAACCCGGCGCTCCCGATGGTGATCGATCACGCAGCGAAGCCCCAGCCCGGAGACAAGTCAGGCTGGGAGCGTGGGATGAAGGACCTTGCCGCGCAGGGTTTGCACTGCAAGCTGTCGGGCCTTCTGACCGAGCTCTCGGCCGATGAACTTCGCGATCCGTCGGCCGCGCTGATGCCGATCGTCGAACATCTGCTGGACTGGTTCGGGCCATCGAGGCTGATCTGGGGCAGCGACTGGCCGGTCCTGAACCTTGCCGGAGACTACGAGGCCTGGCTCGAGCTGACGGAAACCTTGCTCGAAGGATTGACGAACGAGGAACGTGCCGCCGTGATGGGTGGGAACGCCATGCGCTTCTACGGGGTGAAACCATGA
- a CDS encoding sugar ABC transporter ATP-binding protein, which translates to MTELVRMEGIDKSFPGVHALKSVSFDLRAGEVHALMGENGAGKSTLMKVLSGVYHPDHGRVLIDGAEVELPTPRAAQDLGIGIIHQELALMRDLTVAQNIWIGREPRMSFGRIDETRLNREAAEIFQAMHIPIDPRATVGGMTIARQQMVEIAKALSYRSRVLIMDEPTAALNDAEINELFAIIRKLKSEGVGIIYISHKMDEIKRISDRVTVMRDGAYVGTVDAEDTPIAKIISMMVGRELTDEAAIIPDLSGAEVALEVSHLSRGHELKDISFSLKKGEILGFAGLMGAGRTELARAIFGAEPADRGEIRVHGRAVQIKTPADAVRAGVGYLSEDRKHYGLALGMDVRANIAMASLPRYADRLGRIDEPELGRIARDYIETLSIRTPGDRQEVRLLSGGNQQKVVIAKWLLRDCDILIFDEPTRGIDVGAKAEIYRLLNELAAAGKAIIVISSELPEVLRLSHRIAVMCEGRLTGILPGGASQEDIMSLATKREGLAAE; encoded by the coding sequence ATGACAGAACTGGTGCGGATGGAGGGGATCGACAAGAGCTTTCCCGGCGTTCACGCCCTTAAATCCGTCAGCTTCGACCTGCGCGCGGGCGAGGTGCACGCCTTGATGGGTGAGAACGGGGCAGGCAAATCGACACTGATGAAGGTCCTCTCGGGCGTCTACCATCCTGATCATGGGCGGGTGCTGATCGACGGGGCCGAAGTCGAACTGCCGACACCAAGGGCCGCCCAGGATCTGGGCATCGGCATCATTCACCAGGAACTGGCCTTGATGCGGGACCTGACCGTTGCCCAGAATATCTGGATCGGACGCGAGCCGAGAATGTCTTTCGGTCGGATCGACGAAACGCGGCTGAACCGCGAAGCTGCCGAGATATTCCAGGCGATGCACATTCCGATCGATCCGCGTGCCACTGTCGGCGGCATGACGATCGCGCGCCAACAGATGGTCGAGATCGCCAAGGCGCTCAGCTATCGTTCGCGGGTCCTGATCATGGACGAGCCGACGGCCGCGCTGAACGACGCAGAAATCAACGAGCTCTTTGCGATCATCCGCAAGCTGAAGTCGGAAGGTGTGGGGATCATCTACATCAGCCACAAGATGGACGAGATCAAGCGCATCTCGGACCGGGTCACGGTCATGCGCGACGGGGCCTATGTCGGGACCGTCGACGCCGAGGATACACCGATCGCGAAGATCATCTCGATGATGGTCGGGCGCGAGCTCACGGATGAGGCAGCGATCATTCCCGATCTTTCGGGTGCCGAGGTCGCGCTTGAGGTCAGCCACCTGTCACGCGGACACGAGCTCAAGGACATCAGTTTTTCCCTGAAGAAGGGCGAGATCCTTGGCTTTGCCGGCCTGATGGGCGCAGGCCGGACCGAGCTTGCTCGTGCGATCTTTGGCGCAGAGCCGGCCGATCGGGGCGAAATCCGGGTTCATGGCAGAGCCGTGCAGATCAAGACGCCTGCCGACGCCGTCAGGGCGGGTGTCGGCTACCTGTCCGAGGACAGAAAGCATTACGGGCTCGCGCTTGGCATGGACGTTCGGGCCAATATCGCGATGGCAAGCCTGCCCAGATACGCCGACCGGCTGGGGCGGATCGACGAGCCCGAGCTGGGCCGTATCGCGCGCGACTATATCGAGACGCTGAGCATCCGGACGCCGGGCGACCGGCAGGAGGTGCGTCTGCTTTCCGGCGGCAACCAGCAAAAGGTCGTCATCGCGAAATGGCTTCTGCGTGATTGCGATATCCTGATCTTCGATGAACCGACGCGCGGCATCGATGTCGGTGCCAAGGCGGAAATCTATCGCCTGCTGAACGAACTCGCCGCGGCGGGCAAGGCAATCATCGTCATTTCCAGCGAATTGCCCGAGGTGCTGCGCCTGTCGCATCGCATCGCGGTAATGTGCGAAGGTAGGCTGACCGGCATCCTGCCCGGTGGCGCCTCGCAAGAGGACATCATGTCCCTTGCGACAAAACGAGAGGGGCTGGCGGCAGAATGA
- a CDS encoding ABC transporter substrate-binding protein has protein sequence MFTRRGLIGAATALALMSGAGAAQAQDKLYIPLISKGFQHQFWQAVKQGADKAGEEFGVDVTFEGPDNETQVDKQIDMLAAALAKQPAAVGIAALDSQAVIPLLKKAQAANIPVIAFDSGVDSDIPTSTASTDNISAAALAADKMAELIGGEGKIAVVAHSQTSLTGVHRRDGFVNGIKEKYPNIEIVALEYGDGDQLKSTEITKAILTANPDIKGIFGTNEGSAIGVLNGVREMGAEVVVIGFDSGTVQKDAIRGGQMAGAITQNPVGIGYETVKAAVAVAKGETVEKNIDTGFFWYDKSNIDDPEIAAVLYD, from the coding sequence ATGTTCACAAGACGAGGACTGATCGGCGCGGCAACCGCGTTGGCGCTGATGTCCGGGGCAGGCGCTGCGCAGGCTCAGGACAAGCTTTACATCCCGCTGATCTCGAAAGGGTTTCAGCATCAATTCTGGCAGGCCGTGAAGCAGGGAGCCGACAAGGCCGGCGAGGAATTCGGGGTCGACGTGACCTTCGAGGGCCCGGATAACGAGACCCAGGTCGACAAGCAGATCGACATGCTCGCCGCCGCCCTTGCCAAGCAGCCCGCCGCCGTCGGCATTGCGGCGCTGGACAGCCAGGCGGTCATTCCGCTGCTGAAAAAGGCCCAAGCCGCGAATATACCGGTCATCGCCTTTGACTCGGGTGTGGACAGCGACATTCCGACCTCGACCGCGTCCACGGATAACATTTCCGCCGCCGCTCTCGCCGCCGACAAGATGGCCGAGCTGATCGGCGGCGAAGGCAAGATCGCCGTCGTTGCCCATAGCCAGACCTCGCTGACGGGTGTGCATCGGCGTGACGGTTTCGTGAATGGAATCAAGGAAAAATATCCGAACATCGAGATCGTGGCGCTGGAATATGGCGATGGCGACCAGTTGAAATCGACCGAGATCACCAAGGCAATCCTGACCGCGAATCCTGACATCAAGGGCATATTCGGCACGAACGAAGGCTCGGCGATCGGCGTTCTGAACGGCGTGCGCGAAATGGGTGCAGAGGTCGTCGTGATCGGCTTTGACTCGGGCACGGTGCAGAAGGATGCGATCCGCGGCGGTCAGATGGCCGGCGCGATTACCCAGAACCCGGTGGGCATCGGCTATGAGACGGTCAAGGCCGCAGTAGCCGTCGCCAAGGGCGAGACCGTCGAGAAAAACATCGATACCGGATTCTTCTGGTATGACAAATCTAACATAGACGATCCGGAAATCGCGGCGGTCCTTTACGACTGA
- a CDS encoding IclR family transcriptional regulator, with protein MTEEPQEGAADRYRAPALDKGLDILEILADQARGLTRAEIVKEMGLSASQIYRMLERLVARGYVMRLEGGDRYALTMKLYLLATRHPPLRRLVAQAQPLMDEFARDQRQSCHLVVPEQGTGIVVAQATPMGHWEFRARLGGQLDLFTTGSGRTLLAFQHPDRIVDTLGIWGVAQASERLAGIGLHLEDVRKQGARVEPSAQLVGVTDLSVPVLGPGAEAIAVLTCAYIDHPEDDGKAGRDSALAALKTLAHCLSEE; from the coding sequence ATGACAGAAGAACCACAGGAAGGTGCGGCAGATCGATATCGCGCGCCAGCGCTGGATAAAGGTCTGGATATTCTCGAGATCCTGGCGGACCAGGCGCGCGGTCTGACGCGAGCCGAAATCGTCAAGGAAATGGGGCTTAGCGCGTCGCAGATCTATCGGATGCTGGAACGTCTGGTCGCGCGCGGCTATGTGATGCGGCTTGAAGGGGGCGATCGCTATGCCCTGACGATGAAGCTTTACCTGCTTGCCACGCGGCATCCACCGTTGCGCCGTCTCGTAGCGCAAGCCCAGCCCCTTATGGATGAATTTGCCCGCGATCAACGCCAGTCTTGCCACCTTGTCGTCCCGGAGCAGGGAACGGGGATCGTCGTCGCACAGGCGACCCCGATGGGACATTGGGAGTTCCGCGCCAGACTGGGTGGCCAGCTTGATCTGTTCACCACGGGATCGGGCAGGACATTGCTTGCCTTTCAGCACCCCGACCGCATCGTCGATACGCTTGGCATTTGGGGGGTGGCGCAGGCATCCGAGCGTCTTGCCGGAATAGGCCTGCATCTTGAGGACGTCCGCAAGCAAGGGGCCCGCGTTGAGCCTTCGGCGCAGTTGGTCGGCGTCACCGATCTTAGCGTTCCGGTGCTTGGCCCAGGCGCCGAGGCCATCGCTGTTCTGACCTGCGCCTATATCGATCACCCCGAGGATGATGGAAAAGCGGGGCGCGACAGCGCACTTGCGGCGCTCAAGACACTCGCCCATTGCCTTTCCGAGGAATGA
- a CDS encoding L-fuconate dehydratase, whose product MTRITGLRTVDVRFPTSQHLDGSDAMNPDPDYSAAYVILETDGPHEGHGLTFTIGRGNEICVAAIEALRPVVTGLDLGWIAQDMGRFWRHVTSDSQLRWIGPDKGAIHLATGAVVNAVWDLWAKSAGKPVWQLVAEMSPAELVRCIDFRYLTDCITPEWALDFLTEQAKDKAARIATLKAEGYPCYTTSAGWLGYDDDKLRRLCREAVDAGFRHIKMKVGRDLDDDIRRLTIARDEVGPDVNLMIDANQVWEVDQAIDWVKKLAFVKPWFIEEPTSPDDVEGHRKIREGVAPVQVATGEMCQNRIMFKQFIMRGAIDVVQIDSCRMGGLNEVLAVMLMAAKYGLKVCPHAGGVGLCEYVQHMSMIDYLCIAGTREGRVIEYVDHLHEHFLDPCTIRDAAYMPPVMPGFSIEMKSESLETYRFRGA is encoded by the coding sequence ATGACAAGGATCACCGGCCTGCGCACCGTCGATGTGCGCTTTCCGACCAGCCAGCATCTGGACGGTTCCGATGCGATGAACCCTGACCCCGATTACTCGGCGGCCTATGTCATCCTGGAAACCGATGGTCCGCATGAAGGACACGGCCTGACTTTCACCATCGGGCGCGGGAACGAGATCTGCGTCGCCGCGATCGAGGCGCTTCGTCCGGTCGTGACAGGGCTGGACCTTGGCTGGATCGCGCAGGACATGGGCCGGTTCTGGCGCCATGTCACCTCGGACAGCCAGTTGCGCTGGATCGGGCCGGACAAGGGCGCGATCCATCTCGCGACCGGCGCCGTGGTCAACGCCGTATGGGATCTCTGGGCAAAATCCGCAGGCAAGCCGGTCTGGCAATTGGTGGCCGAGATGTCGCCCGCCGAGCTGGTGCGCTGCATCGATTTCCGTTACCTGACCGATTGCATCACACCCGAATGGGCGCTGGATTTCCTGACTGAGCAGGCCAAGGACAAGGCGGCCCGGATCGCCACCCTCAAGGCCGAAGGCTACCCGTGCTACACGACCAGCGCGGGCTGGCTCGGTTATGACGATGACAAGCTGCGCCGCCTTTGCCGCGAGGCCGTCGATGCTGGCTTCCGCCATATCAAGATGAAGGTCGGCCGCGATCTCGATGACGACATCCGCCGCCTGACCATCGCCCGGGACGAGGTCGGCCCCGATGTCAACCTGATGATCGACGCCAACCAGGTCTGGGAGGTCGACCAGGCCATCGACTGGGTCAAGAAGCTCGCCTTCGTCAAGCCCTGGTTCATCGAAGAGCCGACCAGCCCCGACGATGTCGAGGGCCATCGCAAGATCCGCGAGGGCGTGGCCCCGGTGCAGGTCGCGACCGGCGAGATGTGCCAGAACCGGATCATGTTCAAGCAATTCATCATGCGCGGCGCGATCGATGTGGTGCAGATCGACAGCTGCCGCATGGGTGGGTTGAACGAGGTTCTCGCCGTCATGCTGATGGCCGCGAAATACGGGCTGAAAGTCTGCCCCCATGCCGGCGGCGTGGGCCTGTGCGAATATGTCCAGCACATGTCGATGATCGATTACCTCTGCATCGCGGGCACGCGAGAGGGGCGGGTCATCGAATATGTCGACCATCTGCATGAGCATTTCCTTGACCCCTGCACCATCCGCGACGCAGCCTACATGCCGCCGGTCATGCCGGGCTTCTCGATCGAGATGAAATCCGAAAGCCTTGAAACCTATCGGTTCCGGGGGGCGTGA
- a CDS encoding ABC transporter permease, whose protein sequence is MSEKQARRGAAQQKLLAFASLIVLVVGFSLASPRFFQVDNIMSILQATSVNGVLAVGVTMIIITGGIDLSIGTLMTFCAVMTGVVLTWMGMPLILGVATGMATGAACGLISGTLVAKAKIPPFIATLGMMLILKGLSLIVTGTKPIYFNDTEGYTEISQGSIVGKIIPQFPLPNGVLILFIVAAVIAWVLGRTVLGRYTFALGSNEEAVRLSGVNTDRWKMAIYALAGSICGIAGILISSRLNSAQPALGLGYELEAIAAVVIGGTSLSGGRGTILGTLIGALIMSVLTNGLRVLSVAPEWQTVVTGFIIIIAVYADQLRRRSAN, encoded by the coding sequence ATGAGCGAGAAGCAGGCCCGCCGAGGTGCCGCGCAACAAAAGCTGCTGGCGTTTGCCAGTCTGATCGTGCTGGTGGTCGGTTTCTCGCTCGCCAGCCCGCGCTTCTTCCAGGTCGACAATATCATGTCGATCCTTCAGGCAACTTCGGTCAACGGGGTTCTGGCCGTGGGTGTCACGATGATCATCATCACCGGCGGCATCGACCTGTCGATCGGCACGCTCATGACATTCTGCGCGGTGATGACCGGCGTGGTGCTGACCTGGATGGGCATGCCGCTGATCCTTGGCGTCGCGACCGGCATGGCGACCGGGGCGGCTTGCGGGCTGATTTCGGGGACGCTGGTCGCCAAGGCCAAGATCCCGCCATTCATCGCCACGCTGGGGATGATGCTCATCCTCAAGGGGCTTTCCCTGATCGTGACGGGAACGAAGCCCATCTATTTCAACGATACCGAGGGCTATACCGAAATTTCTCAGGGGTCGATCGTGGGCAAGATCATCCCGCAATTTCCCCTGCCGAACGGTGTGCTGATCCTGTTCATCGTGGCTGCAGTGATCGCCTGGGTGCTGGGTCGGACCGTGCTTGGCCGTTATACCTTTGCCCTGGGCTCGAACGAAGAGGCAGTCAGGCTTTCGGGCGTCAATACTGATCGCTGGAAGATGGCGATCTATGCGCTGGCGGGGTCGATCTGCGGGATTGCAGGTATCCTGATCTCGAGCCGCTTGAACTCGGCGCAGCCCGCGTTGGGGCTTGGTTACGAACTCGAAGCCATCGCTGCCGTCGTGATCGGCGGGACCTCGCTATCCGGTGGACGTGGCACGATCCTTGGCACGCTGATCGGAGCGCTGATCATGTCGGTGCTGACAAACGGCCTGCGCGTCCTTTCGGTCGCGCCTGAATGGCAGACCGTCGTCACCGGCTTCATCATCATCATCGCCGTCTATGCCGACCAGTTGCGGCGGCGGTCAGCCAATTGA
- a CDS encoding SDR family oxidoreductase, whose protein sequence is MWIESSYKNFAKDGEGLMRLKDKAILVTAAGQGIGRASALALAAEGAKVTATDINGDLLSGLDGIETAVLDVTDPNAVKAIAAQVGPLDGLFNCAGVVHNGSLLDIEDKDWDFAFSLNVTAMMRICREVMPGMLERAQETGTASIVNMASMASSIKGFPNRTAYGASKAAVIGLSKAIAADYVKQGIRCNALCPGTVDTPSLRSRIASAADPVQAERDFIARQPMGRLATVDDIVPMVVYLLSDESRFVSGQAMLVDGGVTI, encoded by the coding sequence ATGTGGATAGAAAGTTCATATAAGAATTTTGCAAAGGACGGGGAGGGTCTGATGCGGTTAAAAGACAAGGCGATCCTGGTGACCGCAGCTGGTCAGGGGATTGGGCGGGCCAGTGCTCTTGCACTTGCCGCCGAAGGCGCCAAAGTTACCGCAACCGATATCAACGGTGATCTGCTCTCGGGCCTCGACGGTATTGAGACCGCCGTGCTGGATGTGACCGACCCGAACGCGGTCAAGGCGATCGCGGCTCAGGTCGGCCCCCTGGATGGGCTTTTCAACTGTGCGGGCGTCGTCCACAACGGCTCGCTTCTCGATATCGAAGACAAGGATTGGGATTTCGCCTTCAGCCTGAATGTGACGGCGATGATGCGTATCTGCCGTGAGGTCATGCCCGGCATGCTGGAGCGCGCGCAGGAAACCGGCACGGCTTCCATCGTGAACATGGCCTCGATGGCGAGCTCGATCAAAGGTTTCCCGAACCGCACCGCCTACGGGGCTTCCAAGGCGGCGGTCATCGGCCTCAGCAAGGCCATTGCAGCCGACTACGTCAAGCAAGGAATCCGCTGCAATGCACTGTGCCCGGGCACGGTGGATACCCCCAGCCTGCGATCCCGCATCGCTTCCGCTGCAGACCCGGTGCAGGCGGAAAGGGATTTCATCGCGCGTCAGCCCATGGGCCGCCTCGCGACGGTGGACGACATCGTGCCGATGGTGGTCTACCTTCTTTCCGATGAAAGCCGTTTCGTCTCTGGTCAGGCCATGTTGGTCGATGGGGGCGTGACGATCTGA
- a CDS encoding efflux RND transporter periplasmic adaptor subunit, with amino-acid sequence MPFIDRRSLCPFVLAASIFSVGLPASLLLAQEAQPAPTVLVQTATQREIHPEFAHPGVIEAENKATIRPLVTAQIIGNHVVPGAIVEKGELLFELDDRDFRSNLLEAEAALAVARAQVGERQLEFERKQTLVSRETAAQSELDLATAQLDAAKAQVQAAQAAVERAGKALEDTKIYAPFEGRISAANYGVGDVVSPNNPIQPEPLAEIVALDPIYVLGYLSQQVYDLFIQRRDRMQAAGTAIPKLELTLELPSGQIYPGKGRFVSWDFQAAATRGSIAARAEFPNPDGVLLPGMNVTLRGNAVEAINAVTVPQRAVGQDQQGHYVLTVGDEGKVIRNNIEVGIRDGADWTVISGLEDGANVIVEGLQKVREGQEVETQPFKQ; translated from the coding sequence ATGCCCTTCATCGATCGACGCTCTCTCTGCCCCTTCGTTCTTGCCGCTTCGATTTTCTCGGTCGGATTACCCGCTTCCTTGCTTCTGGCCCAAGAGGCGCAGCCCGCACCGACGGTCCTTGTCCAGACGGCGACGCAGCGCGAGATTCATCCCGAATTCGCCCATCCCGGGGTCATCGAGGCGGAAAACAAGGCCACAATTCGCCCGCTGGTGACCGCACAGATCATCGGCAATCACGTTGTCCCGGGCGCGATTGTCGAAAAGGGTGAGCTGCTTTTCGAACTGGATGATCGCGATTTCCGCTCGAACCTGCTCGAGGCCGAGGCAGCCCTTGCCGTGGCCAGGGCCCAGGTCGGCGAAAGGCAGCTTGAGTTCGAACGCAAGCAGACGCTGGTCAGCCGCGAAACGGCTGCGCAATCCGAGCTTGACCTCGCGACCGCACAGCTCGACGCGGCCAAGGCCCAGGTCCAGGCGGCGCAGGCCGCAGTCGAACGTGCCGGAAAGGCCCTTGAAGACACCAAGATCTATGCCCCGTTCGAGGGCAGGATCAGTGCCGCGAATTATGGCGTTGGCGATGTCGTTTCGCCAAACAATCCGATCCAGCCCGAGCCGCTTGCCGAGATCGTCGCGCTCGATCCGATCTATGTGCTGGGTTACCTCAGCCAGCAGGTCTATGACCTCTTCATCCAGCGTCGTGACCGCATGCAGGCCGCAGGGACCGCGATACCCAAGCTCGAGCTGACACTGGAATTGCCAAGCGGCCAGATCTATCCCGGCAAGGGAAGATTCGTCAGCTGGGATTTTCAGGCTGCAGCGACGCGCGGCTCGATCGCGGCCCGGGCCGAGTTCCCGAACCCCGACGGCGTGCTCCTGCCGGGCATGAACGTCACCCTGCGCGGCAACGCGGTCGAGGCCATCAATGCCGTGACAGTGCCTCAACGCGCCGTCGGCCAGGACCAGCAGGGTCACTATGTCCTGACCGTGGGCGATGAGGGGAAGGTCATTCGGAACAATATCGAGGTCGGCATCCGTGATGGTGCGGATTGGACCGTGATCTCGGGGCTTGAGGACGGGGCGAATGTCATCGTCGAGGGTTTGCAGAAAGTCCGCGAGGGTCAGGAAGTCGAAACCCAACCCTTTAAGCAATGA